The following proteins are co-located in the Pseudomonas fluorescens genome:
- a CDS encoding YeaH/YhbH family protein, with product MSYVIDRRLNGKNKSTVNRQRFLRRYRDHIKKAVEEAVSRRSITDMEHGEQISIPGRDIDEPVLHHGRGGKQTVVHPGNKEFTTGEHIQRPQGGGGGKGPGKAGNSGEGMDEFVFQITQEEFLEFMFEDLELPNLVKRNLTGTDTFKTVRAGISNEGNPSRINIIRTLRSAHARRIALSGSSRAKLKQAKEELARLKREEPDNFGDIQEIEAEIEKLSARIHRVPFLDTFDLKYNLLVKQPNPSSKAVMFCLMDVSGSMTQATKDIAKRFFILLYLFLKRNYDKIDVVFIRHHTSAREVDEEEFFYSRETGGTIVSSALKLMQEIMAERYPANEWNIYAAQASDGDNWNDDSPICRDILINQIMPFVQYYTYVEITPREHQALWFEYERIGEAFADTFAQQQLVSAGDIYPVFRELFQRRLVT from the coding sequence ATGAGCTATGTGATCGACCGACGCCTTAATGGCAAGAACAAGAGCACGGTAAACCGCCAGCGTTTCCTGCGGCGTTACCGTGACCACATCAAAAAGGCGGTTGAAGAGGCCGTCAGCCGCCGCTCCATCACCGACATGGAGCACGGCGAACAAATCAGCATTCCCGGACGGGACATCGACGAACCGGTGCTGCACCATGGCCGGGGCGGCAAACAGACCGTCGTGCACCCCGGCAACAAGGAGTTCACCACCGGCGAGCACATCCAACGCCCCCAAGGTGGCGGCGGCGGCAAGGGCCCGGGCAAAGCCGGTAACTCCGGCGAAGGCATGGATGAGTTCGTGTTCCAGATTACCCAGGAAGAATTCCTCGAATTCATGTTCGAGGACCTCGAGCTGCCCAACCTGGTCAAACGGAACCTGACCGGCACCGATACGTTCAAAACCGTGCGCGCCGGGATCAGCAACGAGGGTAATCCGTCACGGATCAACATCATCCGCACCCTGCGCTCGGCTCATGCACGCCGCATCGCGCTGTCGGGCAGCAGCCGCGCCAAACTGAAACAGGCCAAGGAAGAATTGGCGCGCTTGAAGCGCGAAGAACCGGACAACTTCGGCGACATCCAGGAAATCGAGGCAGAAATCGAGAAGCTCAGCGCGCGAATTCACCGTGTGCCGTTTCTTGATACCTTTGACCTCAAATACAACCTGCTGGTGAAGCAACCCAACCCGAGTTCCAAGGCGGTCATGTTCTGCCTGATGGACGTGTCGGGCTCCATGACCCAAGCCACCAAGGACATCGCCAAGCGCTTCTTCATCCTGCTGTACCTGTTTCTGAAGCGTAACTACGACAAGATCGACGTGGTGTTTATCCGCCATCACACCAGCGCCCGGGAAGTGGACGAAGAGGAGTTCTTTTACTCGCGGGAAACCGGCGGCACCATCGTGTCCAGTGCGTTGAAGCTGATGCAGGAGATCATGGCCGAGCGCTACCCGGCCAACGAGTGGAATATCTACGCCGCCCAGGCTTCCGATGGCGACAACTGGAACGATGATTCGCCCATCTGCCGCGACATCCTGATCAACCAGATCATGCCGTTTGTGCAGTACTACACGTATGTCGAAATTACTCCCCGTGAGCACCAGGCCCTGTGGTTCGAGTACGAGCGCATCGGCGAAGCCTTTGCCGATACCTTCGCCCAGCAGCAACTGGTCTCGGCCGGCGATATCTACCCGGTCTTCCGTGAACTCTTCCAGCGCAGGTTAGTGACATGA
- a CDS encoding SpoVR family protein translates to MTAKAHKRQPISTGSEWTFELIQAYDREISRIAAGYALDTYPNQIEVITAEQMMDAYASVGMPLGYHHWSYGKHFLSTEKSYTRGQMGLAYEIVINSDPCIAYLMEENTICMQALVVAHACYGHNSFFKGNYLFRTWTDASSIIDYLVFAKQYIMQCEERHGIDAVEDLLDSCHALMNYGVDRYKRPYPISAEEERLRQKEREEHLQKQINDLWRTIPKRAGKNSDKDNARFPAEPQENILYFLEKHAPLLEPWQREIVRIVRKIAQYFYPQRQTQVMNEGWATFWHYTLMNDLYDEGLVTDGFMMEFLTSHTSVVFQPGFDSPYYSGINPYALGFAMYRDIRRMCEHPTEEDRRWFPEIAGSDWLSTIKFAMSSFKDESFILQYLSPQVIRDLKLFSIMDDDLKDDLVVPAIHDEPGYRTIRETLAAQYNLGNREPNVQIYSIDVRGDRSLTLRHQQHDRKPLGESTEEVLKHLHRLWGFDIHLETLQGDQVMKTHHVPPRSDHNDNDYGRLDLAVVHL, encoded by the coding sequence ATGACGGCCAAAGCGCATAAGCGCCAACCCATTTCCACGGGGTCCGAGTGGACCTTTGAACTGATCCAGGCCTATGACCGGGAAATCAGCCGTATTGCGGCGGGTTATGCCCTGGACACTTACCCTAACCAGATCGAAGTCATCACCGCTGAACAGATGATGGATGCGTATGCGTCGGTCGGCATGCCCTTGGGTTATCACCACTGGTCCTATGGCAAGCACTTCCTCAGCACTGAAAAGTCCTACACCCGCGGCCAGATGGGCCTGGCCTACGAGATCGTCATCAACTCCGACCCGTGCATCGCCTATCTGATGGAGGAAAACACCATCTGCATGCAGGCCTTGGTGGTGGCCCATGCCTGCTACGGGCATAACAGCTTCTTCAAAGGCAATTACCTGTTCCGCACCTGGACCGATGCCAGCTCGATCATCGATTATCTGGTGTTCGCCAAGCAGTACATCATGCAGTGCGAGGAGCGCCATGGCATCGACGCGGTGGAGGACTTGCTCGATTCCTGCCACGCCCTGATGAACTACGGGGTTGATCGCTACAAACGTCCGTACCCGATTTCTGCCGAGGAAGAACGCCTGCGCCAGAAGGAGCGCGAGGAGCACTTGCAGAAACAGATCAACGACCTGTGGCGCACCATTCCAAAACGCGCCGGCAAGAACAGCGACAAAGACAATGCGCGCTTCCCCGCCGAACCTCAGGAAAACATCCTCTATTTCCTGGAAAAACACGCGCCACTGCTGGAACCGTGGCAGCGGGAAATCGTGCGCATTGTGCGCAAGATCGCCCAGTACTTTTATCCACAGCGTCAGACCCAGGTGATGAACGAAGGCTGGGCCACGTTCTGGCACTACACCTTGATGAATGACCTGTATGACGAGGGCCTGGTCACCGACGGCTTCATGATGGAGTTCCTCACCTCGCATACCAGCGTGGTGTTCCAGCCCGGTTTTGACAGCCCGTATTACAGTGGCATCAACCCTTACGCGCTGGGCTTTGCGATGTATCGCGATATCCGGCGCATGTGCGAGCACCCCACCGAAGAGGACCGTCGCTGGTTCCCGGAAATCGCCGGCAGCGATTGGCTGTCGACCATCAAGTTCGCCATGAGCAGCTTCAAGGATGAGAGCTTCATCCTGCAGTACCTGTCACCCCAGGTGATTCGCGACCTCAAGCTGTTCAGCATCATGGATGACGACCTCAAGGATGACTTGGTGGTGCCGGCAATTCATGACGAACCCGGCTACCGCACCATCCGTGAAACCCTGGCGGCGCAGTACAACCTGGGCAACCGTGAGCCTAACGTGCAGATCTACAGCATCGATGTACGCGGCGACCGCTCGCTGACCCTGCGCCATCAACAGCACGACCGCAAACCTCTGGGCGAATCCACCGAGGAAGTGCTCAAGCACCTGCATCGGTTATGGGGCTTCGACATTCACCTGGAAACCCTGCAGGGCGATCAAGTGATGAAGACCCACCACGTACCGCCACGCAGTGATCACAACGACAACGACTACGGCCGCCTGGACCTGGCCGTCGTTCATCTCTGA